The genome window GATTACGGAATGAAGCGCATGCCTGAACGTCCCGACACCTGGGCCTGGCTCGCCGCCTGGCTCGAACAGAACTGGCCGGCCCTATACGCGGGAATCCTGGCTCTGACCATCGCCGCTCTACGGATCATGTATGGCGGCGGAACCCTGCGCCGGATGGCAGTTGAGGCCCC of Pseudomonas fluorescens contains these proteins:
- a CDS encoding phage holin, lambda family produces the protein MKRMPERPDTWAWLAAWLEQNWPALYAGILALTIAALRIMYGGGTLRRMAVEAPLCGALALAASHGLALLGIPASTAPFFGGVIGLLGVEGTRAAAKKFFIRKVEQL